Proteins from a single region of Punica granatum isolate Tunisia-2019 chromosome 8, ASM765513v2, whole genome shotgun sequence:
- the LOC116187382 gene encoding 7-deoxyloganetin glucosyltransferase-like, producing the protein MASEEFSMKPHALCLPFPAQSHIGAMLKLAKLLHRKGLYITFVNTEFNHRRLLEARGPNFLNDLPAGFRFVTIPDGLPPSEANATQDAVSPCQSVRVVMGAPFCELVGDLNQRADSISGFPPVSVIVADGFMTFTTYPASEMYGIPFVHLYSIAASCWASLQFGGSWAQIVLGFYWVLISPITHFY; encoded by the coding sequence ATGGCTTCCGAAGAATTCTCCATGAAACCTCATGCGCTCTGTTTGCCCTTCCCAGCTCAGAGCCACATTGGCGCCATGCTGAAACTCGCGAAGCTTCTCCACCGCAAAGGCCTCTACATCACTTTCGTCAACACAGAGTTCAACCACAGGCGCTTGCTCGAGGCTAGGGGCCCGAACTTTCTGAACGATCTCCCTGCCGGCTTCCGGTTTGTGACGATACCCGATGGGCTCCCACCATCAGAGGCCAACGCCACCCAAGATGCTGTCTCCCCGTGTCAGTCTGTCAGGGTCGTCATGGGTGCTCCATTCTGCGAACTGGTCGGAGATCTCAACCAAAGGGCAGACTCCATTTCGGGCTTTCCCCCTGTCTCTGTTATCGTGGCGGATGGTTTCATGACATTCACCACTTATCCCGCTAGTGAGATGTACGGGATCCCCTTTGTGCACTTGTACTCTATTGCAGCCAGTTGTTGggcttccctccaatttggaggaagttgggctcaaattgtattgggcttttattgGGTTTTAATAAGCCCAATAACCCATTTTTATTAG
- the LOC116187381 gene encoding UDP-glycosyltransferase 85A2-like, which produces MPRFPGTTDRDHVIFDFVKDAIARFDKAAATIIHTFEALEQDVLNALSSMSSRPTYAIGPFQLLIDRIPGNENHLKHIGSNLWKEDMECLQWLNSQKSESVVYINFGSVALLTSQQLVEFAMGIANSGYPFLWIIRPDLVNGDSAILPPEFNEETRARAFITAWCPQEEVLNHPSVGGFLTHCGWNSMIESMSAGVPMMCWPYFADQQTNCKYACKDWEVGLEIDSDVKREEVERLMMELMEGEKRKRMKERAEDWKQLAFEATSEHGSSSTNLDKLVGEIIAK; this is translated from the coding sequence ATGCCCAGATTCCCTGGAACCACGGATCGAGACCATGTCATTTTCGATTTCGTGAAGGATGCAATTGCAAGATTTGATAAGGCTGCTGCGACGATCATCCACACTTTTGAAGCACTTGAGCAAGATGTTTTGAATGCTCTCTCGTCTATGTCCTCCAGGCCTACTTATGCAATCGGTCCATTTCAGTTACTCATCGATCGAATTCCTGGAAATGAGAACCATCTTAAGCACATTGGGAGCAACCTATGGAAAGAAGATATGGAGTGTCTTCAGTGGCTCAATTCGCAGAAATCCGAATCAGTGGTCTACATTAATTTTGGAAGCGTAGCGCTTTTGACATCTCAACAGCTGGTTGAGTTTGCCATGGGGATTGCTAACAGCGGATATCCTTTCCTATGGATAATTAGGCCAGATCTAGTGAACGGGGACTCGGCAATACTACCTCCAGAATTCAATGAAGAAACAAGGGCAAGAGCCTTTATTACTGCATGGTGTCCACAAGAAGAAGTACTCAATCACCCTTCGGTCGGAGGGTTTTTGACTCACTGCGGGTGGAACTCAATGATAGAGAGCATGTCTGCCGGAGTCCCAATGATGTGTTGGCCCTACTTCGCCGACCAACAAACAAACTGTAAGTATGCTTGTAAAGACTGGGAGGTTGGACTAGAGATCGACAGCGATGTGAAGCGAGAAGAAGTGGAGAGGCTCATGATGGAATTGATGGaaggagagaagagaaagagaatgaAGGAAAGGGCCGAGGACTGGAAGCAACTAGCATTCGAGGCAACGAGTGAACACGGTTCGTCGTCTACAAATTTGGACAAACTAGTAGGTGAGATTATAGCTAAATAG
- the LOC116187872 gene encoding UDP-glycosyltransferase 85A1-like: protein MGPSNHHRGKAALRWEVQRELVEFALGIANSKYPFLWIIRPDLVNGDTAILPPEFNEETKWRAFISKWCPQEEVLNRPSVGGFLIHCGWNLAIETLTAGVPMLCWPYFRDQQTICKYACMDWEVGLEIGSDVKQDEVQKLVKELMDGKMGKQMKKRAMEWKRQWNRARLL, encoded by the coding sequence ATGGGACCATCAAACCATCACAGAGGGAAGGCAGCACTGCGCTGGGAGGTTCAAAGAGAGCTGGTTGAGTTTGCTTTGGGGATTGCTAATAGTAAATATCCATTCTTATGGATAATTCGGCCCGACCTAGTGAATGGGGACACTGCAATATTACCTCCAGAATTCAATGAAGAAACCAAGTGGAGAGCTTTTATTTCCAAATGGTGCCCACAAGAGGAAGTACTCAACCGGCCTTCGGTCGGAGGATTCCTGATTCACTGTGGATGGAACTTGGCAATCGAGACCCTGACTGCTGGAGTCCCAATGCTGTGCTGGCCCTATTTCAGAGATCAACAGACAATCTGCAAGTATGCATGCATGGATTGGGAGGTTGGCCTGGAGATTGGCAGCGATGTGAAGCAAGACGAAGTGCAGAAGCTCGTGAAAGAATTGATGGATGGAAAGATGGGAAAGCAAATGAAGAAAAGAGCCATGGAGTGGAAGCGACAGTGGAACAGGGCTCGTCTGCTATAA